From Rutidosis leptorrhynchoides isolate AG116_Rl617_1_P2 chromosome 3, CSIRO_AGI_Rlap_v1, whole genome shotgun sequence, a single genomic window includes:
- the LOC139902221 gene encoding protein FAR1-RELATED SEQUENCE 5-like — protein sequence MASSSNYSAVDSVSSMSINHPVSPNVSGIDIADSSDVLNASPIIDEYNHILSSVEHRTPNGSRLWFPVVPDALKSVVDSVYSSYDHCLRFYESYAEFAGFDVKKASFNTLTDGTINYVVFKCIRSGVPKRLAVDTLVNEPCVVSNHVDISKRNSSVISNHTEAVNNKSKRQSRKGKEVVDNQVNDEHSSNKPPKFANCKSSTIKCGCEASLRCKYENGKIFIFKFFEGHNHKLVSEANKNSLNKKRKMQYFDMNFVQDLASKSNIGPMLAHHINCDISGGYDMVGPTNVDHKNFRRDLLRHIGETNAHIVIENLLRKKEVLPDFTCEYRCDEEGCLTGVFWVDQLSKMNYKEFGDIVSFDATYGTNRYNMRFVPITGIDNHKKLVIFGAALLSRETIDSYKWYIDCFLKTFSNEPGLVTTDQDPAVLEAVAKKFKTAKHRLCMWQISQKLKDKVGYVLYNNKVFRKRINYIFWNKEMSVSSFERHWKSLIEDFELDGAKWFDDMYAIKEMWIPCFFRDVPMNGLMRTSSLSESENSFFSKCKNKHLNLVDFFSRFDAAMDKQRHNTRLIDSQMESRSIKCRTVKSIELHARDVYTPTFFLLVQDEIFQSDKMCFQISCVADGDDELKKIIEVQEKFIPPRKKMIYKLFSDKFDGFVKEFAPSIPDQHS from the exons ATGGCTTCCTCATCCAATTATTCTGCAGTTGATTCAGTTTCTTCGATGAGTATTAATCATCCTGTATCTCCTAATGTTTCTGGAATCGATATCGCTGATTCATCAG ATGTTCTGAATGCTTCCCCTATTATTGATGAATATAATCATATACTGAGTTCAGTTGAGCATCGAACTCCAAATGGTTCTAGGTTATGGTTTCCAGTAGTTCCTGATGCATTAAAGTCTGTTGTTGATTCTGTTTATTCTTCTTATGATCATTGCTTACGTTTTTATGAGAGTTATGCTGAATTTGCTGGATTTGATGTCAAGAAAGCTTCATTTAATACGTTGACTGATGGTACTATCAATTACGTTGTGTTCAAGTGTATCAGGTCGGGTGTTCCTAAAAGATTAGCTGTTGATACTCTTGTTAATGAACCCTGTGTTGTTTCTAATCATGTTGATATATCGAAAAGGAATTCAAGTGTTATTTCTAATCATACGGAGGCTGTGAACAATAAATCAAAACGCCAATCTAGGAAAGGTAAAGAAGTTGTTGATAATCAGGTTAATGATGAACATTCTTCGAATAAACCTCCTAAATTTGCTAACTGTAAGTCTTCAACAATTAAGTGTGGTTGTGAGGCTAGTCTAAGGTGTAAATATGAAAATGGTAAGATATTCATTTTCAAATTTTTTGAGGGGCACAATCATAAGCTTGTTTCTGAAGCTAATAAGAATTCGCTGAACAAGAAGAGAAAGATGCAGTATTTTGATATGAACTTTGTTCAGGATCTTGCTTCGAAGTCTAATATTGGCCCTATGCTTGCTCATCATATTAATTGTGATATTAGTGGTGGTTATGATATGGTTGGTCCTACTAATGTAGATCACAAAAATTTTAGGCGTGATTTGCTAAGGCATATTGGTGAAACTAATGCTCACATTGTCATTGAAAATTTGCTTAGGAAGAAAGAGGTTTTGCCTGATTTTACTTGCGAGTATAGATGTGATGAAGAAGGTTGTTTAACTGGTGTTTTTTGGGTTGATCAATTGTCTAAAATGAATTACAAAGAATTTGGTGACATTGTGTCATTTGATGCAACATATGGTACcaatag gtacaATATGAGATTTGTCCCTATCACTGGTATTGATAATCATAAGAAGCTTGTTATTTTTGGTGCTGCATTGCTATCGCGTGAAACTATTGATTCGTACAAATGGTATATTGACTGTTTTCTAAAAACTTTCTCTAATGAACCTGGTTTGGTTACTACTGATCAAGACCCTGCAGTGTTGGAAGCGGTGGCTAAGAAGTTTAAAACTGCAAAACACAGATTATGTATGTGGCAGATCAGTCAGAAGTTAAAGGATAAG GTTGGTTATGTTTTGTATAATAATAAAGTTTTCCGCAAACGTATAAATTACATATTTTGGAACAAAGAAATGTCTGTATCATCTTTTGAAAGACATTGGAAGTCATTAATTGAAGATTTTGAGTTAGATGGTGCAAAGTGGTTTGACGATATGTATGCAATCAAGGAGATGTGGATTCCTTGCTTTTTTAGAGATGTACCAATGAATGGCTTAATGCGAACATCCTCATTATCTGAAAGTGAGAATTCGTTTTTCTCTAAATGCAAAAATAAGCATTTAAATTTGGTTGATTTCTTTTCTAGATTTGATGCTGCCATGGATAAGCAGCGTCATAATACCAGATTGATAGATTCTCAAATGGAAAGCAGATCTATTAAGTGTAGAACTGTTAAGTCGATCGAGCTTCATGCAAGAGACGTGTACACTCCCACCTTTTTTTTGTTAGTTCAAGATGAAATTTTTCAATCTGATAAAATGTGTTTTCAAATAAGTTGTGTTGCTGATGGTGATGATGAACTTAAAAAGATTATTGAAGTTCAGGAAAAGTTCATTCCTCCTCGTAAGAAAATGATTTACAAG CTTTTTAGTGATAAGTTTGATGGCTTTGTTAAAGAATTTGCACCTTCCATCCCTGACCAACATTCTTAA